In Saccharicrinis fermentans DSM 9555 = JCM 21142, a genomic segment contains:
- a CDS encoding lytic transglycosylase domain-containing protein has protein sequence MKRQKTSGYIKVLSLSTCIIALYITTQLFTFSSTPTPTIDNTPTFKNNYSIFSLKIPDSIHFANEKVPIEKHWVRESLDRELLVNTYWQSQTVLFIKRCNRYFPIIEPILKEQGIPDDFKYLAVIESGLMPRSISPAGAAGIWQFMKSTAIEYGLEVNSEVDERYHLEKATIAACKYFNKSYAKYQNWTLVAASYNAGKAGISRQLDRQQASDYYNLLLGEETGRYVYRIIALKEILSTPDKYGFYVDEEDLYAHLKTGAVSVDSSIHNIASFAKKYDISYKELKDLNPWLRDNKLTNSRKKTYKIDLPVSALNTQKIPSKPIRPESIPTPIIDESQISIKTQGMSIQNKN, from the coding sequence ATGAAACGCCAAAAAACATCGGGGTACATTAAGGTATTATCATTATCTACCTGCATTATTGCACTTTACATAACCACACAATTATTTACTTTTTCATCAACACCAACACCTACAATTGATAATACACCTACATTTAAAAACAATTATTCTATTTTCAGTTTAAAAATACCAGATAGTATTCATTTTGCAAACGAAAAGGTGCCCATTGAAAAACATTGGGTTCGGGAAAGTCTGGACAGAGAATTACTAGTAAACACCTATTGGCAATCGCAAACTGTTTTATTTATCAAGCGTTGTAACCGCTATTTCCCTATTATTGAACCCATCCTTAAAGAGCAGGGCATTCCTGATGACTTTAAATACCTGGCTGTAATTGAAAGCGGGTTGATGCCTCGTTCTATTTCTCCAGCAGGGGCAGCGGGCATTTGGCAATTTATGAAATCCACAGCTATAGAATATGGTTTAGAAGTAAACAGCGAAGTAGATGAACGCTACCATTTAGAAAAGGCAACCATCGCTGCATGCAAATATTTTAATAAATCGTACGCCAAATACCAGAACTGGACCTTGGTAGCCGCATCTTATAATGCAGGCAAAGCAGGTATTAGCAGACAATTAGATCGTCAACAAGCATCTGATTATTACAATTTATTACTTGGAGAAGAAACCGGCAGGTATGTTTATCGCATCATTGCCTTAAAAGAAATCCTTTCGACTCCTGATAAGTACGGTTTCTATGTGGACGAAGAAGACTTGTATGCTCATTTAAAAACTGGAGCAGTAAGCGTTGACAGCTCTATTCACAATATAGCAAGCTTTGCAAAGAAATATGATATCTCTTACAAAGAGCTAAAGGATTTAAATCCCTGGTTAAGAGACAATAAATTAACCAACAGTAGGAAGAAGACATATAAAATTGACTTACCAGTAAGTGCACTTAACACACAAAAAATTCCGTCAAAACCCATCCGTCCTGAGTCTATCCCTACCCCTATCATCGATGAGAGTCAGATATCCATCAAAACCCAAGGAATGAGCATTCAAAATAAAAACTAA
- the uvrA gene encoding excinuclease ABC subunit UvrA has product MGTKEDKIERTEEDIVENGSISVMGARVHNLQDIDISFPRNKLVVVTGLSGSGKSSLAFDTIYAEGQRRYIETFSAYARQFLGNMERPDVDKITGLSPVISIEQKTTNKNPRSTVGTITEIYDFLRLLFARAADAYSYNTGEKMIKYTTEQILTLIKENFNDKKVMVLAPLVKNRKGHYKELFEQIRKKGYLYARVDGEIVELEHGYKLDRYKNHQIEMVIDRIKVSEKEEKRLSDSLHLAMKNGKGIMMILDVDTNDAKFYSQKLMCPTTGISYNEPAPHSFSFNSPQGSCNKCKGLGTINMVDLEKVIPDNKISIHAGGIAPLGKYKNTLIFWQIQALAEKYGFTLKTPIKNIPEEALDTILNGSTEPITLKNTPLGTGSNYFISFDGVIKYILQQQSNDTSKKAKKWAGQFVTNAVCPTCKGQRLNKEALHFKLNDKNIADLSKMDLSLLSQWFQDIETHLSKKQKAIGAEILKEIRSRLGFLLNVGLGYLALDRSAMTLSGGESQRIRLATQIGSQLVNVLYILDEPSIGLHQRDNHKLIQSLHQLRDTGNSILVVEHDKDMMMQADYLIDMGPYAGRHGGEIVAHGTPLQVAQQNTLTADYLNNKKSIEIPKKRRKGNGNKLVLHNASGNNLKNVTATFPLGTFICVTGVSGSGKSTLINETLYPILNQHVYHSVKDPLPYKKIDGLQSVDKVVDVDQSPLGRTPRSNPATYTKVFDEIRKLFTNLPESKIRNYKPGRFSFNMVGGRCETCKGGGVQVIEMNFLPDVMVECPECHGKRYNRETLEIRYKGKSISDVLDMTINQAVDFFENIPQIAHKLRVIKEVGLGYITLGQPSTTLSGGESQRVKLASELAKKDTGKTIYILDEPTTGLHFEDIRVLLDVLNKLVDKGNTVIVIEHNLDVIKVADYIIDIGKEGGRFGGEILCEGTPETIIKNKDSFTAQYLRLELP; this is encoded by the coding sequence ATGGGTACAAAAGAAGATAAAATAGAACGCACAGAGGAGGATATCGTGGAGAATGGATCAATCTCCGTAATGGGAGCCAGAGTGCACAACTTACAAGACATTGACATCAGCTTCCCCCGAAATAAACTGGTTGTGGTCACCGGCCTGAGCGGGAGTGGTAAGTCTTCACTGGCTTTTGACACCATATATGCAGAAGGTCAACGAAGATACATAGAGACCTTTTCCGCTTATGCCAGACAATTTTTAGGCAACATGGAACGTCCGGATGTGGACAAGATCACAGGACTAAGTCCGGTAATCTCCATTGAACAGAAAACCACAAACAAGAATCCTCGTTCAACCGTTGGAACCATCACGGAAATATACGATTTTCTAAGGCTTTTATTCGCTCGTGCTGCTGATGCATATTCGTATAATACGGGCGAAAAAATGATAAAATACACCACAGAACAAATACTTACCCTTATCAAAGAGAACTTCAATGATAAAAAGGTAATGGTACTTGCACCTCTGGTAAAAAACAGAAAAGGACATTACAAAGAACTATTTGAACAGATTCGAAAAAAAGGATACCTATACGCAAGGGTAGATGGCGAAATAGTAGAGTTGGAACATGGATACAAACTAGATAGATATAAAAACCATCAAATAGAAATGGTCATCGACCGCATCAAAGTTTCTGAGAAGGAAGAAAAGAGACTATCAGACTCACTTCATCTGGCCATGAAAAATGGCAAAGGCATTATGATGATTCTGGATGTTGACACCAATGACGCCAAATTTTATTCGCAAAAACTAATGTGTCCTACTACGGGCATTTCATACAACGAACCCGCGCCCCATTCCTTTTCATTTAACTCCCCACAGGGCTCATGCAACAAATGTAAAGGACTTGGAACCATCAATATGGTTGACCTTGAAAAGGTAATACCTGATAACAAAATAAGTATTCATGCGGGTGGAATTGCTCCACTGGGAAAATATAAAAACACTCTTATTTTTTGGCAGATACAAGCGCTGGCCGAAAAGTATGGGTTTACACTAAAAACACCCATCAAAAATATACCCGAAGAAGCTTTAGACACTATATTGAACGGTTCAACCGAACCAATCACTTTAAAAAACACGCCGCTCGGAACGGGGTCTAACTACTTTATTAGCTTTGATGGCGTCATTAAATACATACTGCAGCAACAAAGCAACGACACCAGTAAAAAAGCAAAAAAATGGGCCGGGCAATTTGTTACCAACGCAGTCTGCCCTACTTGTAAAGGACAAAGGCTAAACAAAGAGGCTTTGCATTTTAAACTCAATGACAAAAACATTGCCGACCTGTCCAAAATGGATTTAAGCCTTTTATCACAGTGGTTTCAAGATATAGAAACGCACCTTAGCAAAAAACAAAAAGCCATTGGGGCTGAGATATTAAAAGAAATAAGAAGCCGGCTTGGCTTTCTACTCAATGTAGGACTGGGTTACCTCGCTTTAGACAGAAGTGCCATGACCCTATCAGGTGGCGAGAGCCAACGAATCAGACTAGCAACACAAATAGGCTCACAACTGGTCAACGTACTTTATATCTTAGATGAGCCCAGCATAGGTCTGCACCAGCGCGACAACCACAAGTTAATCCAATCGTTGCATCAATTACGAGATACCGGCAACAGTATCTTGGTGGTAGAACACGATAAAGATATGATGATGCAAGCAGACTACCTCATTGACATGGGTCCTTACGCAGGAAGACATGGAGGTGAGATTGTTGCGCATGGCACCCCCTTACAAGTAGCCCAACAAAATACGCTTACGGCCGATTATTTAAACAACAAAAAATCCATTGAGATACCTAAAAAAAGGAGAAAAGGAAACGGCAACAAATTAGTTCTTCACAACGCCAGCGGCAACAACCTAAAAAATGTAACCGCCACCTTTCCGCTGGGCACGTTTATATGTGTCACCGGTGTTTCAGGGAGCGGAAAATCAACACTGATCAACGAAACATTATACCCCATTCTAAACCAACATGTGTACCATTCAGTAAAAGACCCTCTACCTTATAAAAAAATAGATGGTTTACAATCTGTAGACAAGGTAGTAGATGTGGATCAGTCGCCCTTAGGAAGGACGCCACGTTCTAATCCTGCCACCTACACAAAAGTTTTTGATGAAATTAGAAAGCTTTTCACCAACCTACCCGAATCAAAAATAAGAAATTACAAACCCGGACGCTTTTCCTTTAACATGGTAGGAGGAAGATGTGAAACCTGCAAAGGCGGAGGAGTACAAGTAATTGAGATGAACTTCCTTCCCGATGTAATGGTAGAGTGCCCGGAATGCCATGGCAAACGTTACAACCGAGAAACACTGGAGATAAGATACAAAGGCAAATCAATCAGCGATGTACTGGATATGACAATTAACCAAGCCGTTGATTTCTTCGAAAACATTCCTCAAATCGCACATAAACTGCGGGTAATCAAAGAAGTTGGACTTGGCTATATCACACTTGGACAACCCTCCACTACACTATCCGGTGGAGAATCACAACGAGTCAAACTTGCCTCAGAACTAGCTAAAAAAGACACAGGAAAAACCATTTATATACTGGATGAACCAACTACCGGATTACACTTTGAAGATATCAGAGTATTATTGGATGTGCTTAACAAATTAGTAGATAAAGGAAACACTGTTATTGTCATTGAGCACAATCTGGATGTGATAAAAGTAGCTGATTACATTATCGATATCGGGAAAGAAGGAGGTCGTTTTGGAGGAGAAATCCTTTGCGAGGGGACACCCGAAACAATCATCAAAAACAAAGATAGCTTTACTGCCCAATATCTAAGACTTGAACTACCATAA
- a CDS encoding nucleoside kinase: MSQQIEIKCVNNNTYKTYNRGVTLKQIADDHHIKLRSEIIGAMVNNSLEQLSYEVFHPKTVEFIDITNPDGMRMYIRSLSFLLYYAVENVLPGTKLSVEHSVSRGVYCKLDGPHEVSFDEISKLSEYMRNLVQQDIPFEYYQKETEKVIELFKEQGFEDKIGLLESRGHHYSSYYQLKDTIASFYGYLVPSTAYLKVFDVNKYYDGILLQIPRRFEPEEVERMVIQNKMFEIFQEYSHWSKVLKVTNIHDLNTLQKNNKAQRLIKVSEAFHEKKIGHIAERKDHVRIILISGPSSSGKTTFSKRLAIQLMVNGLRPHTLSLDNYFVDREKTPLDENGDYDFEALEALDIDQFNQDLSLLLKGEKVDLPKFSFETGKRYYDNTKIRLKKNDILVIEGIHGLTPELTHNIPDSFKFKIYVSALTSINIDSHNRIPTTDNRLIRRIVRDYKYRNYSAVDTLSRWQSVRRGEDKHIFPYQEEADVMFNTALLYELAVLKPLVEPMLLEVPHNKPEYAEASRLLYFFSYFDSIQSHSIPPTSILREFLGGSSFDY, encoded by the coding sequence ATGAGCCAGCAAATTGAAATTAAATGTGTCAACAACAATACATACAAGACTTACAACCGGGGTGTCACATTAAAACAAATTGCAGACGACCATCACATAAAGCTCCGAAGCGAAATAATAGGCGCTATGGTCAACAACAGTCTAGAGCAGTTGTCCTACGAAGTATTTCACCCAAAAACAGTTGAGTTTATTGACATCACAAATCCTGACGGGATGCGTATGTACATCCGAAGTCTTTCTTTTCTGTTATACTATGCCGTTGAAAATGTTCTTCCCGGCACAAAGCTAAGCGTAGAACATTCCGTTTCAAGAGGCGTTTATTGTAAACTCGATGGTCCACACGAAGTAAGCTTTGACGAAATAAGCAAATTATCCGAATACATGCGTAATCTGGTTCAACAAGATATTCCCTTTGAGTATTACCAAAAAGAAACAGAAAAAGTAATAGAACTTTTTAAGGAACAAGGCTTTGAAGACAAAATAGGATTATTGGAAAGCAGAGGCCATCATTACTCTTCTTATTATCAATTAAAAGACACCATTGCTTCATTTTATGGCTATTTAGTTCCTTCAACGGCATACCTAAAAGTATTCGATGTCAATAAATACTATGACGGCATCCTATTACAAATACCTCGTCGTTTTGAACCAGAAGAAGTGGAGCGCATGGTGATCCAAAACAAAATGTTTGAAATATTTCAGGAATATAGCCATTGGAGCAAAGTACTCAAAGTAACCAACATACACGACTTAAATACACTACAAAAGAACAACAAAGCCCAGCGTCTCATAAAAGTATCAGAAGCATTCCATGAGAAAAAGATAGGCCATATAGCCGAGCGAAAAGACCATGTTAGAATTATTCTGATCAGCGGTCCCTCATCCAGTGGAAAAACCACTTTCAGCAAACGTCTAGCCATACAACTAATGGTCAATGGACTAAGACCACACACCCTATCTTTAGACAATTATTTTGTTGACCGTGAAAAAACACCACTAGACGAGAATGGCGATTACGACTTTGAAGCCCTAGAAGCTTTAGATATAGATCAATTCAACCAAGACCTTAGTCTACTCCTCAAAGGTGAAAAAGTTGACTTACCTAAGTTTTCCTTTGAAACAGGCAAGCGCTATTACGACAACACCAAAATCAGATTAAAGAAGAACGACATTTTAGTGATTGAAGGCATTCACGGTCTTACCCCAGAGCTAACACACAATATTCCCGATTCCTTTAAATTTAAAATTTATGTTTCGGCACTCACCTCCATCAACATAGACAGCCATAACAGAATACCCACCACAGACAACCGCCTCATCAGAAGAATTGTTCGGGATTACAAATACCGAAACTATTCTGCCGTAGATACGCTTTCGCGTTGGCAAAGCGTTAGAAGAGGTGAAGACAAGCACATTTTCCCTTACCAAGAAGAAGCGGACGTTATGTTTAATACAGCCCTTTTATATGAACTGGCTGTTTTAAAGCCCTTGGTAGAACCGATGTTACTGGAAGTTCCTCACAATAAACCAGAATATGCAGAAGCCAGCAGACTACTCTATTTCTTCAGCTATTTCGATAGTATACAATCCCATAGCATTCCTCCCACCTCTATTTTAAGAGAATTTTTAGGAGGCAGCAGCTTTGATTACTAA
- a CDS encoding sensor histidine kinase, whose protein sequence is MKKATFKLHIIISLLIYLVQGLLSQAFTENKKILYINSYSIGLLWTDEFTLGLKTELDKSGDIAYYTEFMDTKRIQFHSHYDYFYQYLKTKYMGIDFDAVVTADNNALDFFLYHKDSIIFKHKPLIFAGINNIDDYHLNDIEAYGIVEGRGWEHVFYSMHRLFPDRKNVYVFSNTSHTDSLNQSIVAKYAQEFGVPEYHIIMSSNQDSMVNILKSLGSKDMVYLFNRTFSKSAAHWPYNDILTKMNKPLDVPIFSGAHIRDGINNIVGGEENIGEFHGRTAAHMVIKLLHGQELKPRFIYPKGKLLYNYQELKRFHIDHKLLPRDAIIVNKPESIFSKFKQIAYINFSFIAACVAIIITMIINNKNQKRYRKKIEEARDNALQSEAVKTSFIANISHEIRTPLNAIIGFSDILKAENKSANLNEYIKHIHDSSYILERLVNDVLDLSLIDSNEVKLNNSEVFLPTFTDELIKRNTVQLERYGKTKLKLRLKTPQGGPKILYTDTFRLNQILQNLINNSIKYSYSGTITLSYHFYTREEVLSKIKLQHYQLNDDQYCMFSVRDYGIGIPQELKTFVFERFRRLDQVYMGHHGGVGLGLNISKSIIKLMGGEIWFESKQGTGSTFSFVVPNNIPSI, encoded by the coding sequence GTGAAAAAAGCAACCTTTAAACTACATATAATTATATCGTTACTAATTTATTTAGTGCAAGGGTTGCTGAGCCAGGCTTTTACTGAAAACAAAAAAATTCTTTATATCAATTCCTATAGCATTGGTTTGCTGTGGACCGATGAATTTACGCTAGGCCTAAAAACTGAGTTGGACAAGAGTGGGGACATAGCCTATTACACAGAATTTATGGACACCAAACGAATCCAATTTCATTCTCACTATGATTATTTTTATCAGTACCTCAAGACCAAATATATGGGTATTGATTTTGATGCTGTGGTGACCGCGGACAATAATGCCCTTGATTTTTTCCTATACCACAAAGATTCCATCATATTCAAACACAAGCCTCTAATCTTTGCCGGCATCAACAATATTGACGACTATCACCTTAACGATATAGAGGCATACGGAATAGTGGAAGGAAGAGGCTGGGAACATGTATTTTACAGTATGCACCGTCTCTTTCCTGACAGAAAAAATGTATATGTATTTTCAAACACTTCCCATACCGATTCCTTAAATCAATCCATTGTAGCCAAATACGCACAAGAATTTGGAGTACCTGAATACCATATTATTATGAGTAGCAACCAAGACTCAATGGTTAACATTCTTAAATCCCTTGGCTCCAAGGATATGGTATATCTATTCAACAGAACATTTAGCAAATCGGCAGCCCACTGGCCATATAACGACATCCTCACTAAGATGAACAAACCTTTGGACGTTCCCATTTTTTCAGGGGCCCACATCCGTGACGGAATCAACAATATCGTTGGCGGCGAAGAGAATATTGGTGAATTTCACGGCCGTACGGCCGCACACATGGTAATAAAATTACTTCATGGTCAAGAGCTTAAGCCTCGTTTCATTTACCCCAAAGGAAAACTTTTGTATAATTACCAGGAACTAAAACGCTTTCATATTGATCATAAATTACTACCAAGAGATGCCATCATTGTAAATAAACCAGAATCAATATTTAGCAAATTCAAGCAGATAGCCTATATTAACTTTTCGTTCATAGCAGCATGTGTCGCCATCATCATCACAATGATAATCAATAACAAAAACCAAAAACGCTACCGCAAAAAAATTGAAGAGGCCAGAGATAATGCACTACAATCAGAAGCGGTAAAAACATCCTTTATAGCCAACATCTCACACGAAATCAGAACGCCGCTCAATGCAATTATCGGATTCTCTGATATCTTAAAAGCAGAGAACAAAAGTGCTAACCTAAATGAATATATAAAACACATACACGATAGCTCCTATATATTAGAACGTTTGGTAAATGATGTACTGGATTTATCATTGATAGACTCCAATGAAGTAAAGCTGAACAATAGTGAAGTTTTTTTACCTACATTTACAGATGAGCTCATCAAACGAAATACCGTTCAACTTGAACGCTATGGTAAAACCAAGCTCAAACTCAGGTTAAAAACTCCCCAAGGAGGGCCTAAGATTCTATATACAGATACTTTTCGACTAAATCAGATCCTTCAGAACTTAATCAACAACTCCATTAAATATTCCTATTCAGGCACAATCACCTTGAGCTATCATTTTTATACCCGAGAAGAAGTTTTATCGAAAATTAAACTGCAGCATTACCAACTCAACGACGATCAATACTGTATGTTTTCGGTAAGAGATTATGGAATAGGCATACCTCAGGAACTCAAAACATTTGTATTTGAAAGATTTAGACGACTCGATCAGGTATACATGGGACATCATGGCGGTGTCGGTCTTGGCCTTAACATCTCAAAATCAATCATAAAGCTAATGGGTGGTGAAATCTGGTTTGAAAGCAAACAAGGAACTGGATCTACCTTTTCATTTGTAGTCCCTAACAATATTCCCTCTATTTAA
- a CDS encoding DUF2752 domain-containing protein: MSISDPHAHAHYSLCLIKNSGLDFCPGCGLGHSLGFLFRGEIANSFHSHPLGIFALIILTYRIFQIFKNNHKNANT, translated from the coding sequence ATGAGCATTTCAGACCCCCATGCACATGCACATTATTCTCTGTGTTTAATTAAAAACAGCGGGTTGGACTTTTGTCCCGGATGCGGATTAGGACATTCATTGGGCTTTTTATTCAGGGGCGAAATTGCCAATTCATTCCATAGTCATCCCTTAGGCATATTCGCACTTATCATTTTAACATACAGAATATTTCAAATATTTAAGAACAACCATAAAAATGCAAATACATGA
- a CDS encoding TM2 domain-containing protein: MNRIINFFPDLELEEASFIDGIIQDYSDEEVKNFAMLYRSRRKDPQMILILALVGIFGVAGIHRFIINQVGMGVLYFLTGGLCLIGTIVDLVNYKSLAFEYNQKMAFEVKAYMSMSQK; this comes from the coding sequence ATGAACAGAATCATTAATTTTTTCCCAGATTTAGAATTAGAAGAAGCATCATTTATAGATGGTATTATCCAAGATTACAGCGATGAAGAAGTAAAAAACTTTGCCATGCTTTATCGAAGCAGACGCAAAGATCCTCAAATGATATTAATACTCGCTTTGGTAGGTATATTTGGCGTAGCCGGAATACACCGCTTTATTATTAACCAAGTGGGAATGGGCGTACTGTATTTTTTAACAGGCGGTCTTTGTTTAATTGGAACAATCGTAGATCTTGTAAATTACAAGTCATTGGCATTTGAATACAACCAAAAGATGGCCTTTGAGGTGAAGGCCTATATGTCTATGTCCCAAAAATAA
- the lpdA gene encoding dihydrolipoyl dehydrogenase: MQYDLVVIGSGPGGYVGAIRASQLGLKVAIVERAELGGICLNWGCIPTKSLLKSASVFEYIQHAEDYGIKIEGESKADFEAMVARSRGVADGMSKGVQFLLKKNKVDVINGFGKLKDNKTVEVKKEDGSVIEVAAKHILLATGARSRELPNLPQDGVKVIGYRKALTLEKKPESMIVVGSGAIGSEFAYFYNSIGTKVTLVEYLPNIVPLEDEEVSKQLARSFKKAKINVMVSSEVLSVDTSGDKVKALIKTKKGEETHEADVILSAVGIAPNIEGIGLEEVGVVVENGKIKVDAYYKTSVDGVYAIGDIVPGQALAHVASAEAITCVEKIAGHTPEPINYSNIPGCTYTSPEVASVGLSEKAAKEAGYELKVGKFPFSASGKASAAGHKDGFVKLIFDAKYGELLGAHLVGANVTEMIAELVVAKRLETTGPELIKSVHPHPTMSEAIMEAAAAAYDEVIHI; this comes from the coding sequence ATGCAATACGATTTAGTAGTTATTGGAAGTGGCCCGGGGGGCTATGTAGGAGCTATCCGTGCTTCACAATTAGGCTTAAAAGTAGCCATAGTAGAAAGAGCCGAATTGGGCGGGATTTGTTTAAACTGGGGATGTATCCCAACCAAATCACTGCTTAAGAGCGCCTCTGTTTTTGAATATATTCAGCATGCCGAAGATTATGGTATCAAGATTGAAGGAGAATCGAAGGCCGACTTTGAGGCGATGGTTGCCAGGAGTAGAGGCGTAGCTGATGGCATGAGCAAAGGAGTTCAGTTTTTGCTTAAAAAGAACAAGGTGGATGTCATCAATGGCTTTGGTAAACTGAAAGACAATAAAACAGTAGAAGTTAAAAAGGAGGACGGAAGTGTCATTGAGGTTGCTGCCAAACATATTTTATTGGCAACAGGAGCAAGAAGTCGTGAGTTGCCTAATCTTCCGCAGGATGGCGTTAAAGTGATTGGTTATAGAAAGGCGCTGACGCTGGAAAAGAAACCTGAATCTATGATTGTAGTGGGCTCGGGCGCTATTGGAAGCGAATTTGCTTATTTTTATAATTCCATTGGAACGAAGGTTACTTTAGTGGAGTACTTGCCCAATATTGTTCCTTTGGAGGATGAAGAAGTATCTAAACAATTGGCCCGCTCTTTTAAGAAAGCCAAGATTAATGTGATGGTTTCTTCGGAGGTACTTAGCGTAGATACCAGTGGAGATAAAGTGAAAGCCCTTATAAAAACCAAAAAGGGTGAGGAAACCCACGAAGCGGATGTAATTTTATCAGCGGTAGGTATTGCACCTAATATTGAAGGAATTGGATTGGAAGAAGTTGGCGTGGTAGTAGAGAATGGTAAGATTAAGGTGGATGCGTATTACAAAACATCGGTGGATGGGGTATATGCGATTGGTGATATCGTGCCTGGACAAGCCTTGGCTCATGTGGCCTCTGCTGAAGCTATTACCTGTGTCGAAAAGATTGCTGGACATACGCCTGAGCCTATTAATTATAGTAATATACCAGGATGTACCTATACTTCACCTGAAGTAGCTTCTGTTGGTTTGAGTGAAAAAGCAGCCAAAGAGGCGGGTTATGAACTTAAAGTGGGTAAATTTCCTTTTTCAGCTTCTGGTAAAGCAAGTGCTGCCGGACATAAGGATGGCTTTGTCAAGCTTATTTTTGATGCTAAATATGGTGAGTTATTGGGAGCACACCTGGTAGGTGCCAATGTGACTGAGATGATCGCCGAACTGGTAGTGGCCAAAAGGTTGGAGACAACAGGTCCTGAGTTGATTAAGTCAGTGCACCCTCACCCTACCATGTCTGAAGCTATTATGGAAGCAGCGGCTGCTGCGTATGATGAGGTGATTCATATTTAG
- a CDS encoding DUF1573 domain-containing protein, with protein MKKIILLFTFALLWTSATWAQQTKPAFSFEETLHNFGEVKEADGKVSHEFSFTNTGSLPLVIHNVRASCGCTSPEWSRKPIAPGGKGFVKATFDPRNRPGNFNKTITVTANTANPNTVLRITGNVTPRPKTLEDIYPREVGPLRFKTTHISFTRIQPKEKKSETIEFVNTSDQTITLDFDRVPKHISLVAKHQDNSSGSNINTFKPGEKGNITATYNAAIKNDWGFVYDQVFLKINGETNYKNRISVNANIQEDFSSWSQEQKAKAAKISVDNKIFDFGEIKQGEKAKHTYYITNTGKSDLLIRKVKASCGCTAIKPAKTTIAPGEKTAITAEFNSAGKSGRQNKSITVITNDPLASSTLLRIQGTVTK; from the coding sequence ATGAAAAAGATCATATTATTATTTACCTTTGCATTACTATGGACTTCTGCCACATGGGCGCAACAAACAAAACCTGCTTTTTCTTTTGAAGAAACACTTCATAATTTTGGAGAAGTAAAAGAAGCCGACGGAAAAGTATCTCACGAATTTAGTTTTACCAATACAGGTAGTCTTCCATTGGTCATACATAACGTACGCGCTTCTTGTGGTTGTACATCTCCCGAATGGAGTAGAAAACCTATTGCACCAGGAGGCAAAGGCTTTGTAAAAGCGACTTTTGACCCACGAAATCGTCCTGGAAACTTTAATAAAACCATTACAGTAACAGCCAATACCGCGAACCCCAATACGGTTTTAAGAATCACAGGCAATGTAACACCTCGTCCCAAGACGCTGGAAGATATTTACCCAAGAGAGGTAGGCCCCTTGCGTTTTAAAACCACACACATTAGTTTCACGCGCATACAACCCAAAGAAAAAAAGAGTGAAACCATTGAATTTGTCAACACCTCCGATCAAACCATTACTTTAGATTTTGACCGAGTACCGAAACATATTAGTTTGGTAGCCAAGCATCAGGACAATTCATCAGGGAGCAATATCAATACATTTAAACCCGGTGAGAAAGGAAATATTACCGCAACTTATAATGCAGCTATCAAAAATGATTGGGGCTTTGTATACGATCAGGTATTTTTAAAAATCAACGGCGAAACAAATTATAAAAACCGCATCAGTGTCAATGCCAATATCCAGGAAGATTTTTCTAGCTGGAGCCAAGAACAAAAAGCAAAAGCAGCAAAAATAAGTGTAGACAATAAAATATTTGACTTTGGTGAGATTAAGCAAGGAGAAAAAGCCAAACACACTTATTATATTACCAACACAGGAAAATCAGATTTATTAATCCGTAAGGTAAAAGCATCGTGCGGGTGTACAGCTATTAAGCCAGCAAAAACAACTATTGCACCTGGAGAAAAAACAGCGATTACTGCAGAGTTTAATTCAGCCGGCAAAAGCGGTCGCCAAAATAAATCAATTACAGTAATTACCAACGATCCTTTGGCCAGCAGCACACTTTTGAGAATACAAGGTACTGTTACCAAGTAA